Proteins from one Penicillium digitatum chromosome 2, complete sequence genomic window:
- a CDS encoding Phosphoenolpyruvate carboxykinase AcuF yields the protein MVATSVNRTALHPAGVQPSKGHTELEEELHETAHIDYDRVSIIANPSVPALYEDALVYETGTAVTSSGALSAYSGAKTGRSPSDKRIVQEASSEGDIWWGPVNKPMTLDVWRINRERAVDYLNTRNRIYVIDGYAGWDERYRISVRVVCARAYHALFMRNMLIRPKREELDHFHPDYVIYNAGSFPANRFTEGMTSATSVAINFADKEMVILGTEYAGEMKKGVFTVLYYEMPVKHNVLTLHSSANEGESGDVTVFFGLSGTGKTTLSADPKRKLIGDDEHCWTDTGVFNIEGGCYAKCIGLSAEKEPDIFNAIRFGSVLENTVFDPVSRVVDYDDATLTENTRCAYPIEYIENAKIPCMTDSHPTNIILLTCDARGVLPPISKLTPEQTMFHFISGYTSKMAGTEDGITEPQATFSTCFAQPFLALHPMRYARMLAEKMKQHKVNAWLLNTGWVGAGATTGGKRCPLKYTRAILDSIHSGELAKAEYETYATFNLPVPTSCAGVPSELLNPEKSWTASTSFKDEVTKLAVLFNENFKKYSDEATPDVIAAAPQV from the exons ATGGTGGCCACATCTGTCAATCGCACTGCGCTGCACCCTGCCGGTGTTCA GCCTAGCAAGGGTCACACCGAGCTTGAGGAGGAGCTTCACGAGACTGCTCACATTGACTACGACCGAGTCTCCATT ATTGCCAACCCCTCTGTTCCTGCCCTCTACGAGGATGCTCTTGTCTATGAGACTGGTACTGCTGTCACATCAAGCGGTGCTTTGAGCGCATACTCTGGTGCAAAGACTGGCCGTTCCCCCTCCGACAAGCGTATCGTACAAGAAGCTTCCTCAGAAGGCGATATCTGGTGGGGACCCGTCAACAAGCCCATGACACTTGAT GTCTGGCGTATCAACCGTGAGCGTGCTGTCGACTACCTGAACACCCGCAACCGCATCTATGTCATCGATGGCTACGCTGGCTGGGATGAGCGCTACCGCATCAGCGTTCGCGTCGTCTGCGCTCGTGCGTACCACGCCCTCTTCATGCGCAACATGTTGATCCGCCCCAAGCGTGAGGAGCTCGACCACTTCCACCCCGACTATGTCATCTACAACGCTGGCTCTTTCCCTGCCAACCGCTTCACTGAGGGTATGACCTCCGCTACCTCCGTGGCTATCAACTTCGCCGACAAGGAGATGGTTATCCTTGGTACCGAGTACGCAGGTGAGATGAAGAAGGGCGTTTTCACCGTCCTCTACTATGAGATGCCGGTCAAGCACAACGTCCTGACTCTTCACTCCTCTGCCAATGAGGGTGAGAGCGGTGATGTTACCGTCTTCTTCGGTCTGTCCGGTACTGGCAAGACCACCTTGTCCGCCGACCCCAAGCGCAAGCTGATTGGTGATGACGAGCACTGCTGGACCGACACCGGTGTCTTCAACATCGAGGGTGGCTGCTACGCCAAGTGCATCGGTCTCTCCGCCGAGAAGGAGCCCGATATTTTCAACGCCATCCGCTTCGGTTCCGTCCTCGAAAACACTGTTTTCGACCCCGTCTCCCGTGTTGTGGACTACGACGACGCCACCCTTACCGAGAACACCCGTTGCGCCTACCCCATTGAGTACATTGAGAACGCCAAGATTCCCTGCATGACTGACAGCCACCCCACCAACATCATTTTGCTCACCTGTGATGCCCGCGGTGTCCTGCCCCCTATCTCCAAGCTCACTCCGGAGCAGACCATGTTCCACTTCATCTCCGGCTACACCTCCAAGATGGCCGGTACTGAGGAcggtatcaccgagcccCAGGCTACTTTCTCGACTTGCTTCGCTCAGCCCTTCCTGGCTCTCCACCCCATGCGCTACGCCCGCATGTTGGCCGAGAAGATGAAGCAGCACAAGGTCAACGCCTGGCTCCTGAACACTGGCTGGGTTGGTGCTGGTGCCACCACTGGCGGCAAGCGTTGCCCTCTCAAGTACACCCGTGCCATCCTCGACTCCATCCACAGCGGCGAGCTCGCCAAGGCCGAGTACGAGACCTACGCTACCTTCAACCTGCCCGTCCCCACCTCTTGCGCCGGCGTCCCCAGCGAGCTCCTCAACCCCGAGAAGAGCTGGACCGCCTCCACTTCCTTCAAGGATGAGGTCACCAAGCTTGCTGTCCTCTTCAACGAAAACTTCAAGAAGTACTCCGACGAGGCTACTCCCGATGTCATCGCCGCTGCTCCCCAGGTTTAG